One Caretta caretta isolate rCarCar2 chromosome 8, rCarCar1.hap1, whole genome shotgun sequence DNA window includes the following coding sequences:
- the TLX3 gene encoding T-cell leukemia homeobox protein 3 translates to MDQPTNTQTQHQHEPISFGIDQILNSSDQENSSQPAPRGSDNTNYLGSPVSRTSAPYPSLPASFPGIGAPFEDSGSYSVNLSLAPAGVIRVPAHRPIPGAVPPPISSAIPAMPAVPSLGSLNFPWMESSRRFVKDRFTAAAALTPFTVTRRIGHPYQNRTPPKRKKPRTSFSRVQICELEKRFHRQKYLASAERAALAKSLKMTDAQVKTWFQNRRTKWRRQTAEEREAERQQASRLMLQLQHDAFQKSLNDSIQPDPLCLHNSSLFALQNLQPWEEENAKIPPVTSLV, encoded by the exons ATGGATCAGCCAACGAACACACAGACCCAGCATCAACACGAACCCATCAgctttggaattgatcagatttTAAATAGTTCTGATCAGGAAAACtcttcccagcctgccccccgAGGATCAGACAACACAAATTACCTGGGAAGCCCTGTGAGCAGAACAAGTGCCCCTTATCCTTCCCTTCCAGCTTCCTTCCCTGGCATCGGGGCGCCTTTTGAAGACTCTGGATCTTACAGTGTGAATCTGAGCTTGGCTCCAGCTGGAGTGATCAGGGTGCCAGCTCACAGACCCATCCCTGGGGCTGTGCCACCTCCAATTTCTAGTGCCATCCCAGCTATGCCAGCTGTACCCAGCCTTGGCAGCCTCAACTTCCCTTGGATGGAGAGCAGCAGGAGATTCGTAAAGGACAGATTCACAG CGGCGGCCGCGCTCACCCCCTTCACCGTCACCCGGCGGATCGGGCACCCCTACCAGAACCGCACCCCGCCCAAGCGCAAGAAGCCGCGCACCTCCTTCTCCCGGGTGCAGATCTGCGAGCTGGAGAAGCGCTTCCACCGGCAGAAGTACCTGGCCTCGGCCGAGAGGGCGGCGCTCGCCAAGTCCCTCAAGATGACGGACGCGCAGGTCAAGACCTGGTTCCAGAACAGGCGGACCAAGTGGCG gAGACAGACCGCCGAGGAAAGGGAAGCGGAGCGGCAACAGGCGAGCAGGCTGATGCTCCAACTCCAGCACGACGCTTTCCAGAAATCCTTGAACGATTCAATCCAGCCCGACCCCCTCTGTCTACACAACTCCTCGCTCTTTGCGCTGCAGAACCTCCAACCCTGGGAAGAGGAGAACGCCAAGATCCCACCTGTTACCTCGCTCGTGTAA